A section of the Armatimonadota bacterium genome encodes:
- a CDS encoding 3D domain-containing protein, whose translation MNSPWHRGIVHVVMVGLVMAAGLRGAAEEGVVVELEMDGRKEAVLTRAQTVGELLWERQIVLRPEDAVFPPLSTPLAPGARVTIVRAISVRVRVDGRLHVLRTLARTPREVLETAGIRLQRLDRVSPPLDALLADGSEIRVQRVREETQVVRETVPFPVRYQLARALFDRGTEVIQPGRPGVVEYVYRITRVDGQVVRRERVGQRVIRPAQPRVIRLGRGYIPSRGELRLRPSLVVTASAYAPYGDRGVDAVTATGLRARHGVIAVDPRVISLGTVVYVEGYGIAIAADTGGAIRGLRIDVCFNSVREALRWGRRRVRIWLLGRPPISP comes from the coding sequence ATGAATTCTCCTTGGCACCGGGGGATCGTGCACGTGGTGATGGTCGGGCTGGTCATGGCCGCAGGCCTGAGGGGGGCTGCAGAGGAGGGGGTGGTGGTGGAGCTGGAGATGGACGGTCGCAAGGAGGCCGTGCTCACCCGGGCCCAGACCGTGGGGGAGCTCCTCTGGGAGCGGCAGATCGTCCTGCGGCCGGAGGACGCGGTCTTCCCGCCCCTCTCCACCCCTCTTGCGCCCGGGGCCCGGGTGACGATCGTCCGGGCGATTTCCGTGCGGGTTCGGGTGGACGGAAGGCTCCATGTCCTGCGTACCCTCGCCCGGACCCCCCGGGAGGTCCTGGAGACCGCGGGGATCCGCCTCCAGAGGCTGGATCGGGTCTCTCCCCCCTTGGATGCCTTGCTGGCGGACGGGAGCGAGATCCGGGTGCAGCGGGTGCGGGAGGAGACGCAGGTGGTGCGGGAGACCGTCCCCTTTCCCGTGAGGTACCAGCTGGCGCGGGCGCTGTTCGACCGGGGGACGGAGGTGATACAACCCGGTCGGCCAGGTGTGGTCGAGTATGTGTACAGGATCACCCGGGTGGACGGACAAGTGGTTCGGCGGGAGCGGGTTGGGCAGCGGGTGATCCGTCCGGCGCAGCCCCGCGTGATCCGCCTCGGGCGCGGGTACATCCCTTCCCGCGGGGAACTCCGTCTCCGTCCCTCCCTCGTGGTGACCGCGAGCGCCTACGCGCCGTACGGGGATCGGGGAGTGGATGCGGTGACCGCCACAGGATTGCGGGCCCGCCACGGGGTGATCGCGGTGGATCCCCGGGTGATCTCCCTGGGGACCGTGGTGTACGTGGAGGGGTACGGGATCGCCATCGCCGCGGACACCGGGGGAGCCATCCGGGGACTGCGCATTGACGTGTGCTTCAACTCCGTGCGGGAGGCCCTGCGATGGGGCCGGCGTCGGGTCCGGATATGGCTCCTGGGCCGACCGCCCATCTCCCCCTAG
- a CDS encoding xanthine dehydrogenase family protein subunit M: protein MIPATFEYVRAHSVEEAIRLLQQYGDRAKLLAGGHSLLPLMKLRLAQPEVLIDLGRVQELRGIREDTGALLIGAMTTHDEIARNPLVQQQCPLLAETAAQIGDIQVRNMGTIGGSLAHADPAADYPAAVLALEAEIQCQGPGGVRTVKATDWFVDLLTTALQPGEVLTQVRVPVRKPGQGYAYVKMPHPASGYSLIGVACLVTLEGNVCREARVAITGVGPKAVRLGNVEGALVGKALEEVAVAEAAKLAADGLEATDDLYASAEYKRHLATVYTKRAVLRAAERARA from the coding sequence ATGATCCCCGCAACCTTCGAGTACGTCCGGGCGCATTCCGTGGAAGAGGCCATCCGCCTGCTCCAGCAGTACGGGGACCGGGCGAAGCTGCTGGCCGGCGGGCACAGCCTTCTGCCCCTCATGAAGCTCCGGCTGGCCCAGCCGGAGGTGCTCATCGACCTCGGCCGGGTGCAGGAGCTGCGGGGGATCCGGGAGGACACGGGGGCGCTTTTGATCGGGGCCATGACCACCCACGACGAGATCGCCCGCAACCCCCTCGTGCAGCAGCAGTGTCCCCTCCTGGCGGAAACGGCCGCCCAGATCGGTGACATCCAGGTCCGCAACATGGGGACCATCGGAGGAAGCCTCGCGCACGCGGATCCCGCTGCGGACTACCCCGCGGCGGTGCTCGCCTTGGAGGCCGAGATCCAGTGCCAGGGCCCGGGTGGGGTCCGGACCGTGAAGGCCACGGACTGGTTCGTGGACCTGCTCACCACCGCCCTCCAGCCCGGAGAGGTTCTCACCCAGGTCCGGGTCCCCGTGCGCAAGCCGGGACAGGGATACGCCTATGTGAAGATGCCCCACCCCGCCAGCGGCTACTCCCTCATCGGGGTGGCCTGCCTCGTGACCCTGGAGGGCAACGTCTGCCGGGAGGCAAGGGTGGCCATCACCGGCGTGGGCCCCAAGGCCGTGCGGCTCGGGAACGTGGAGGGAGCCCTGGTGGGCAAGGCCTTGGAGGAAGTCGCGGTGGCGGAGGCTGCGAAGCTCGCGGCGGACGGGCTGGAGGCCACGGACGACCTGTATGCCTCCGCGGAGTACAAGCGTCACCTCGCCACCGTGTACACCAAGCGCGCGGTGCTCCGAGCTGCGGAGCGCGCGCGGGCGTAG
- a CDS encoding uracil-DNA glycosylase — MSSPAARAEALARIAEEIRACRRCGEPCATRTQAVPGEGPPDAPVMLVGEAPGEQEDRQGRPFVGPAGRLLTQLLEGVRIPREKVFITNTLKCRPPGNRVPTPEEVARCLPYLIRQMAVIRPRVVCLLGATAVTALLGSDQKISRVRGRAFREPDRWFFATYHPAAALRNDRVREILTEDFRRFRWLVDVEWGTEDPGRWAPGVMRKIFVGEAVEPRVISEDATLRVAWEIRSVHPMFRTDSALVELLRRFLLRRRRLPISTFLEILSLQGLDGSGRSVSLESSECVHLVAEIRLVSSASP; from the coding sequence GTGAGCTCCCCCGCCGCCCGCGCGGAGGCTCTCGCCCGCATCGCGGAGGAGATCCGGGCCTGCAGACGCTGCGGGGAACCGTGTGCGACCCGGACGCAGGCGGTTCCGGGGGAAGGCCCCCCGGACGCCCCCGTGATGCTCGTGGGGGAGGCGCCCGGGGAGCAGGAGGATCGGCAGGGGAGGCCCTTCGTGGGGCCCGCGGGCCGGCTCCTCACGCAGCTGCTGGAGGGGGTCCGGATCCCGCGGGAGAAGGTATTCATCACCAACACCCTGAAGTGCCGGCCCCCCGGGAACCGGGTGCCCACGCCCGAAGAGGTCGCCCGCTGCCTCCCCTACCTGATCCGCCAGATGGCGGTGATCCGACCCCGGGTCGTGTGCCTGCTGGGTGCCACCGCGGTCACCGCCCTCCTGGGATCGGACCAGAAGATCAGCCGCGTGCGAGGCAGGGCGTTCCGGGAGCCAGATCGCTGGTTCTTCGCCACGTATCATCCCGCCGCGGCCCTGCGCAACGATCGGGTGCGGGAGATCCTGACGGAGGACTTCCGGCGGTTCCGGTGGCTGGTGGACGTGGAGTGGGGGACCGAAGACCCCGGGCGGTGGGCGCCTGGGGTGATGCGGAAGATCTTCGTGGGCGAGGCGGTGGAGCCACGGGTGATCTCGGAGGACGCCACCCTCCGGGTCGCCTGGGAGATCCGCTCCGTGCACCCCATGTTCCGCACGGACTCCGCGCTGGTGGAGCTCCTGCGGCGGTTCCTGCTGCGCCGCCGGCGGCTGCCCATCTCCACCTTCCTCGAGATCCTCTCCCTCCAGGGCCTGGATGGGAGCGGCCGCAGCGTCTCTCTGGAATCTTCGGAGTGCGTGCACCTTGTGGCGGAGATCCGGCTCGTGTCGTCCGCTTCCCCGTAG
- the thrB gene encoding homoserine kinase — MPTIRVVVPATSANLGPGFDALGLALGIYNEVEVSLSDRPHLIVHGEGQGLLPEDEGNLVYQAARAVADAVGEEVAFHLCCWNRIPVSRGLGSSAAAIVGGVVGANEVLGRPLDRSQLVSLAARLEGHPDNVVPALVGGITAAVMEDGKAHWVQVPARDLPAAVVAIPEFEVPTALARKRLPDRVSREDAVFNVGRTALLVGALAAGRWDLLAVATEDRLHQPYRKPLVPGFEDVCAAARKAGALGVVLSGAGPSLLAFAPWPQAPQVGEAMQAAFAAHGVRARAVVARVDLEGTRVQSHALRR; from the coding sequence GTGCCGACGATCCGGGTGGTCGTGCCAGCCACCTCCGCGAACCTGGGACCGGGGTTCGACGCCCTGGGCCTTGCCCTGGGCATCTACAACGAGGTGGAGGTAAGCCTCTCGGACCGCCCCCACCTCATCGTCCATGGGGAGGGGCAAGGCCTGCTCCCGGAGGACGAGGGGAACCTGGTGTACCAGGCCGCCCGCGCGGTGGCGGATGCCGTGGGTGAGGAGGTGGCGTTTCACCTGTGCTGCTGGAACCGCATCCCCGTGAGCCGTGGACTCGGCAGCAGCGCCGCCGCCATCGTGGGGGGGGTGGTGGGCGCCAACGAGGTGCTGGGACGACCCCTGGACCGCTCGCAGCTCGTCTCCCTCGCCGCCCGACTGGAGGGTCACCCGGACAACGTGGTGCCCGCCCTCGTGGGGGGCATCACCGCCGCGGTGATGGAGGACGGGAAGGCCCATTGGGTTCAGGTGCCCGCGCGGGATCTCCCCGCGGCCGTAGTGGCCATCCCGGAGTTTGAGGTCCCCACGGCCCTCGCCCGCAAGAGGCTGCCCGACCGGGTGTCCCGGGAGGACGCGGTCTTCAACGTGGGCCGGACAGCGCTCCTGGTGGGTGCCCTCGCGGCGGGACGGTGGGACCTGCTGGCAGTGGCCACGGAGGACCGGTTGCATCAGCCGTACCGGAAGCCGCTCGTGCCGGGCTTCGAGGACGTGTGCGCCGCCGCCCGGAAAGCGGGAGCCCTCGGGGTGGTGCTGAGCGGGGCCGGTCCCTCCCTTCTGGCCTTCGCGCCGTGGCCGCAGGCCCCCCAGGTGGGGGAGGCCATGCAGGCGGCCTTCGCCGCGCACGGGGTGCGGGCCCGGGCCGTGGTGGCCCGGGTGGACCTGGAGGGGACCCGCGTTCAATCTCACGCGCTTCGGAGGTGA
- a CDS encoding GerMN domain-containing protein — MRRLWWGILLVLTLLILWWAWPRQEPTLVYFVHWDERCNAGRLMPGLRVVRGRTSAERLAHALRFLLAGPNPEEQGMGYVSEIPPGTRLLGVRVERGIAYVNLSREFERGGGSASMLARIHQIVYTATRVRGVEAVQILLEGRLQEALGGEGVFIGSPLRRPSRPPEF; from the coding sequence ATGCGTCGGCTGTGGTGGGGAATCCTGCTCGTCCTGACACTCCTGATCCTGTGGTGGGCCTGGCCCCGGCAGGAACCTACCTTGGTGTACTTCGTCCACTGGGACGAGAGGTGCAACGCCGGACGCCTCATGCCCGGCCTCCGGGTGGTCCGCGGCCGGACCTCTGCCGAGCGCCTGGCCCACGCCCTCCGATTCCTCCTGGCCGGACCAAACCCGGAGGAGCAGGGGATGGGCTACGTCTCGGAGATTCCCCCTGGGACCCGCCTCCTCGGGGTGCGCGTGGAGCGCGGGATCGCGTACGTCAACCTGAGCCGGGAATTCGAGCGGGGAGGCGGCAGCGCCAGCATGCTGGCCCGGATCCACCAGATCGTCTATACGGCAACCCGCGTGCGCGGCGTCGAAGCCGTCCAGATCCTCCTCGAGGGACGTCTCCAAGAAGCCCTGGGCGGTGAGGGCGTGTTCATCGGCTCACCCCTCCGCAGGCCCTCCAGACCGCCCGAGTTCTGA
- a CDS encoding (2Fe-2S)-binding protein → MNVTVRVNGKAYTMDVEPRTLLVYFLREHLGLTGTHVGCDTSSCGACTVLLNGKAVKSCTVLAVQADGAEITTVEGLARDGELHPIQRAFWEEHGLQCGFCTPGMMLTALDLLQRNPNPTDEEIRHGLEGNLCRCTGYQHIVNAIRSAARMMRGGAPAAAGGR, encoded by the coding sequence GTGAACGTTACGGTACGGGTGAACGGGAAGGCGTACACCATGGACGTAGAGCCCCGCACCCTGTTGGTGTACTTCCTCCGGGAGCACCTGGGGCTCACGGGAACCCACGTGGGCTGCGACACCTCCAGCTGCGGGGCCTGCACGGTTCTCCTGAACGGAAAGGCGGTGAAGTCCTGCACGGTTCTCGCGGTGCAGGCGGACGGCGCGGAGATCACCACCGTGGAAGGGCTCGCCCGGGACGGGGAACTCCACCCCATCCAGCGGGCCTTCTGGGAGGAGCACGGCCTGCAGTGCGGATTCTGCACACCCGGGATGATGCTCACGGCCTTGGATCTACTGCAGCGGAATCCGAACCCCACGGACGAGGAGATCCGGCACGGGCTGGAGGGGAACCTGTGCCGGTGCACCGGCTATCAGCACATCGTGAACGCCATTCGATCCGCGGCCCGGATGATGCGGGGAGGCGCACCGGCCGCCGCTGGGGGGAGGTGA
- a CDS encoding threonine synthase produces MGHATHLRCRACGATYEAGPEYVCTECFGPLEVVYDYDRIAAQTTRQEIASGPASIWRYRALLPAEPHEADLQPGWTPLVRAHRLGRLLGLRNLYLKNDTTNPTWSFKDRVVAVAVSAARRFGFEVLACASTGNLANAVAAHAARAGMRAVVFVPVGLEPAKLTLSAVYGPTIVEVEGTYDDVNRLCTEIAGEYPWAFANINVRPFYSEGCKTLAFETVEQLGWRFPDHVLIPVASGNLLVKTEKAFEELRRVGLVEGPLPRIHGAQPEGCSPIAAAFRQGLDQVRPVRPQTIAKSLAIGNPADGYYALQAVRRTGGVVEVATDEEIVEGMELLARTEGIFAETAGGTTVAVLRKLAEAGHLHPDDTVVAFITGSGLKTTDVLGRGGRTLRIRPTLRDFEREVLAAV; encoded by the coding sequence ATGGGACACGCCACGCACCTGAGGTGTCGGGCCTGCGGGGCCACCTATGAGGCAGGCCCCGAGTACGTGTGTACGGAGTGTTTCGGACCCCTGGAGGTCGTGTACGACTATGATCGGATCGCGGCCCAGACCACGCGACAGGAGATCGCGTCCGGTCCGGCCTCGATCTGGCGGTACCGGGCCCTGCTCCCCGCGGAGCCCCATGAGGCGGACCTCCAGCCCGGGTGGACCCCCCTCGTGCGCGCGCACCGCCTCGGCCGTCTGCTGGGCCTGCGGAACCTGTACCTGAAGAACGACACCACGAACCCCACCTGGTCCTTCAAGGATCGGGTGGTGGCGGTGGCGGTAAGCGCCGCACGCCGGTTCGGGTTCGAGGTGTTGGCCTGTGCCTCCACCGGGAACCTGGCCAACGCCGTCGCGGCCCATGCGGCCCGGGCGGGCATGCGGGCGGTGGTGTTCGTCCCCGTGGGGTTGGAACCCGCGAAGCTCACCTTGAGCGCGGTGTACGGCCCTACCATCGTGGAGGTGGAGGGAACCTACGACGACGTGAACCGGCTGTGCACGGAGATCGCGGGGGAGTACCCCTGGGCCTTCGCCAACATCAACGTGCGCCCCTTCTACTCCGAGGGCTGCAAGACCCTGGCCTTCGAGACCGTGGAGCAGCTGGGCTGGCGGTTCCCGGACCACGTGCTGATCCCCGTGGCGAGCGGCAACCTGCTCGTGAAGACCGAAAAGGCCTTTGAGGAGCTGCGGCGGGTGGGGCTCGTGGAGGGGCCGCTCCCCCGGATCCACGGAGCGCAGCCCGAGGGGTGCAGCCCCATCGCCGCCGCCTTCCGGCAGGGCCTGGACCAGGTGCGTCCGGTCCGGCCCCAGACCATCGCGAAGTCCCTGGCCATCGGCAACCCCGCGGACGGGTACTATGCCCTGCAGGCGGTCCGGAGAACGGGAGGCGTGGTGGAGGTGGCCACGGACGAGGAGATCGTGGAAGGAATGGAACTGCTTGCCCGGACGGAGGGGATCTTCGCGGAGACCGCGGGGGGAACCACGGTGGCCGTCCTCCGGAAGCTGGCGGAGGCCGGCCACCTGCATCCGGATGACACCGTGGTGGCCTTCATCACCGGGAGTGGGCTCAAGACCACGGACGTCCTCGGGAGAGGAGGACGGACCCTGCGCATCCGCCCGACCCTGCGGGATTTCGAGCGGGAGGTCCTGGCCGCGGTATAG
- the mptA gene encoding GTP cyclohydrolase MptA, producing the protein MALHTAWIGLGSNLGDRHTNLLEALQQLRERTRIVRVSSVYETEPAYYPDQPWFLNMVAQVETELDPVALFRFLKRIERRMGRQETVRYGPRVIDLDLLLYDDLVLETPELVIPHPRMTERAFVLVPLAEIAPDLVHPQRGQSMAELAALVAQGEGRVTRVRPGFGTRLPRDVQGEPPTLRLGLSRVGITGLRRIVRILDGGRDNLFYAEMDLYVDLGPNQRGVHMSRFSDSVEEILEEATDEPAPDLETVAERMAHQLIAAQDARRAEVCIRAHLPTTRYAPASGKATQKLYTLLARAASTRERTVRLVGIEVEGMMACPCAQDMIRTYARERLLEEGIGPEVADRVLQVVPLATHNQRGTGRLVVGGVEAVRAEELASVVEAAMSAEIYDLLKRPDELFLVAKAHRRPRFVEDAVREMIRNLLDRYPDLPDDAFLLARQTNFETIHPHDVYAEYSGTVGQVRKGLGDTEGVVGEMSMDRWIAWKLGIAPV; encoded by the coding sequence ATGGCCCTTCATACGGCTTGGATCGGCTTAGGCTCAAACCTCGGGGACCGCCACACGAATCTCCTGGAAGCCCTGCAGCAGCTGCGGGAGCGGACCCGGATCGTCCGGGTCTCCTCCGTCTACGAGACGGAACCCGCCTACTACCCGGATCAGCCGTGGTTCCTCAACATGGTGGCCCAGGTGGAGACGGAGCTGGATCCGGTGGCGCTCTTCCGGTTCCTGAAGCGCATCGAGCGGCGGATGGGCCGGCAGGAAACGGTGCGGTACGGTCCCCGGGTCATCGACCTGGACCTGTTGCTCTACGACGACCTCGTGCTGGAGACCCCGGAGCTGGTGATCCCGCATCCCCGGATGACGGAGCGGGCCTTCGTGCTGGTGCCCCTGGCGGAGATCGCCCCGGATCTGGTCCACCCCCAGCGGGGGCAGTCCATGGCGGAGCTCGCGGCCCTGGTGGCGCAAGGGGAGGGACGGGTGACGCGGGTGCGTCCGGGCTTTGGAACCCGGCTCCCGCGGGACGTCCAGGGAGAACCCCCCACACTTCGGCTGGGCCTCAGCCGCGTGGGGATCACGGGGCTGCGCCGGATCGTCCGGATCCTCGACGGCGGCCGCGATAACCTCTTCTATGCGGAGATGGACCTCTACGTGGACCTCGGTCCCAACCAGCGGGGGGTACACATGTCCCGGTTCAGCGACAGCGTGGAGGAGATCCTGGAGGAGGCGACAGACGAGCCCGCGCCCGACCTGGAGACGGTGGCGGAGCGGATGGCCCACCAGCTCATCGCCGCCCAGGACGCGCGGCGGGCGGAGGTGTGCATCCGGGCCCACCTTCCCACCACCCGCTACGCCCCCGCTTCCGGCAAGGCCACCCAGAAGCTGTACACCCTCCTGGCCCGGGCTGCCAGCACCCGGGAGCGAACGGTGCGGCTCGTAGGGATCGAGGTGGAGGGGATGATGGCCTGCCCGTGTGCCCAGGACATGATCCGTACCTATGCCCGGGAGCGACTCCTGGAGGAGGGCATCGGTCCGGAGGTGGCGGATCGGGTGCTGCAGGTGGTGCCGCTCGCCACGCACAACCAGCGGGGGACGGGCCGGCTCGTGGTGGGTGGGGTGGAGGCGGTTCGGGCGGAGGAGCTGGCGAGCGTGGTGGAGGCGGCCATGAGCGCGGAGATCTACGATCTCCTCAAGCGACCGGACGAGCTGTTCCTGGTGGCGAAGGCACACCGCCGGCCCCGGTTCGTGGAGGACGCGGTCCGGGAGATGATCCGGAATCTCCTGGACCGCTATCCCGACCTTCCGGACGACGCGTTCCTCCTGGCCCGGCAGACCAATTTCGAAACCATCCACCCCCACGATGTGTACGCGGAGTACTCCGGGACCGTGGGGCAGGTTCGGAAAGGGCTAGGGGATACGGAGGGGGTGGTGGGGGAGATGTCCATGGATCGGTGGATCGCCTGGAAGCTGGGGATTGCTCCGGTGTAA
- a CDS encoding GNAT family N-acetyltransferase has translation MSLVIEPARPEDEPAIQQLVRDVLAELGLPYDPQTQEELSDLESHFPQPRSVFFVARLDGRIIGTTAVQERGKGRAVLKHQYVHPEFRRRGIGAKLLDAALVYCRVCGYREVELDTAPWMQQAQRLYRSRGFRETGRDEARVHFRLALQP, from the coding sequence ATGAGCCTCGTCATCGAGCCGGCCCGGCCGGAGGACGAACCCGCCATCCAGCAGCTGGTCCGTGACGTGCTGGCGGAACTGGGACTTCCGTACGACCCGCAGACCCAGGAGGAGCTCTCCGACCTCGAATCCCACTTCCCGCAGCCCCGCTCCGTGTTCTTCGTGGCGCGCCTGGACGGTCGGATCATCGGGACCACCGCGGTCCAGGAGCGGGGGAAAGGCCGGGCAGTCCTGAAGCACCAGTACGTGCATCCGGAGTTCCGGCGGCGCGGCATCGGGGCGAAGCTGCTGGACGCGGCCTTGGTATACTGCCGGGTGTGCGGGTACCGGGAGGTGGAGCTGGACACCGCTCCCTGGATGCAGCAGGCACAGCGCCTGTATCGCTCCCGCGGGTTCCGGGAGACGGGGCGGGACGAGGCCCGGGTACACTTCCGGCTTGCCCTCCAGCCGTGA
- a CDS encoding molybdopterin-dependent oxidoreductase: MAVTQVFGARIPRREDPRLITGNATYTDDVVLPRMCYAAFVRSPHAHARIKRIDTSRAKAAPGVVEVLTGADLEGKVQPIPCGWLVPGCDLKTPPHPALAKDKVRYVGDAVAVVVAETRGQAYDAAALVEVDYEVLPAVVDMEQALRGEVLVHDDVPQNRALLWTLKGGDFEAATREPGVRVVRQRLINQRLIPTAMEPRAAVAQYNPATGELTLWNTSQAPHIVRVVLSGTLGIPEHRVRIVAPEVGGGFGSKIPFYPEEAVVAYLATRLGRPVKWVETRRENYVGTIHGRDHVTDAEIAVRPDGTIAGLRVRTLANLGAYLSTAAPAIPTLLYGLMLSGVYRIPNIECEVTGVFTNTTPVDAYRGAGRPEATYVVERMVDLAARELGMDPVEFRRKNFIPKDAFPYATPTGVVYDSGDYEAALNRALEILDYAKARAQQEEARRQGRLVGIGFSTYVEVTGAGPSKIAGATGFQGGLWESAGVRLYPTGKVTVFTGTSPHGQGEETTFAQIVSQELGIPLEDIEVIHGDTDAIAMGWGTYGSRTTPVGGTAVYLATQRVKEKAMRIAAHQLEVAVEDLVFENGRFHVRGAPERAITIQEVARQAYFAWNLPEGMEPGLEAQANWDPSNFVFPFGAHVCMVEVDPETGQVRLLRYVAVDDCGRVINPLIVDGQVHGGIVQGVAQALWEFAKYDENGNLLTASMADYAVPKASWLPWFETDRTETPSPVNPLGVKGVGETGTIAATPCVVNAVMDALSPLGIRHIDMPLLPERVWRAIQAAKGGGRG, translated from the coding sequence ATGGCGGTAACGCAGGTCTTCGGCGCCAGGATCCCGAGGCGGGAAGACCCGAGGCTCATCACAGGAAATGCCACCTACACGGACGACGTGGTGCTCCCTCGCATGTGCTACGCGGCCTTCGTGCGCAGCCCGCATGCCCACGCCCGGATCAAGCGGATTGACACGAGCCGGGCCAAGGCGGCTCCCGGGGTGGTGGAGGTCCTGACGGGAGCGGACCTGGAAGGGAAGGTGCAGCCCATCCCCTGCGGGTGGCTGGTGCCGGGCTGCGATCTGAAGACCCCACCGCACCCCGCCCTGGCCAAGGATAAGGTGCGGTACGTGGGAGACGCGGTGGCGGTGGTGGTGGCGGAGACCCGTGGACAGGCCTACGACGCCGCCGCTCTGGTGGAGGTGGACTACGAGGTCCTCCCCGCGGTGGTGGACATGGAGCAGGCGCTCCGCGGGGAGGTCCTGGTGCACGACGACGTCCCCCAGAACCGGGCCCTCCTGTGGACGCTGAAGGGAGGAGACTTCGAGGCCGCGACCCGGGAGCCGGGGGTGCGGGTGGTGCGGCAGCGTCTCATCAACCAACGGCTCATCCCCACGGCCATGGAGCCCCGGGCCGCGGTGGCCCAGTACAACCCGGCCACGGGCGAGCTCACCCTGTGGAACACGAGCCAGGCTCCGCATATCGTGCGGGTGGTGCTCTCAGGCACTCTGGGGATCCCGGAGCACCGGGTGCGGATCGTGGCCCCGGAGGTAGGGGGGGGATTCGGCAGCAAGATCCCCTTCTACCCGGAGGAGGCCGTGGTGGCTTACCTTGCCACACGGCTTGGACGGCCCGTGAAGTGGGTGGAGACCCGGCGGGAGAACTACGTGGGGACCATCCACGGAAGGGACCACGTCACGGATGCGGAGATCGCCGTCCGGCCGGACGGGACCATCGCCGGCCTCCGGGTACGTACCCTGGCAAACCTCGGCGCCTACCTCTCCACCGCGGCGCCCGCCATCCCCACCCTTCTCTACGGACTCATGCTCAGCGGGGTCTACCGGATCCCCAACATCGAGTGCGAGGTGACCGGGGTGTTCACGAACACCACGCCCGTGGACGCGTATCGGGGAGCCGGACGGCCCGAGGCCACGTACGTGGTGGAACGCATGGTGGACCTGGCGGCCCGGGAGCTGGGAATGGATCCCGTGGAGTTCCGTCGCAAGAACTTCATCCCGAAGGACGCATTCCCCTACGCCACGCCCACGGGGGTGGTGTACGACAGCGGGGACTACGAAGCGGCCCTCAACCGGGCCTTGGAGATCCTGGACTACGCCAAGGCCCGGGCGCAGCAGGAGGAAGCCCGCCGCCAAGGACGGCTCGTGGGGATCGGCTTCTCCACCTACGTGGAGGTGACCGGCGCGGGTCCCTCCAAGATCGCGGGCGCCACGGGCTTCCAGGGAGGCCTTTGGGAGAGCGCGGGGGTCCGCCTCTACCCCACGGGGAAGGTCACGGTGTTCACCGGGACGAGCCCCCACGGGCAGGGGGAGGAGACCACTTTCGCCCAGATCGTCTCCCAGGAGCTGGGCATCCCGCTGGAGGACATCGAGGTGATCCACGGGGACACGGACGCCATCGCCATGGGCTGGGGGACTTACGGAAGCCGGACCACCCCGGTGGGCGGTACCGCGGTCTACCTCGCGACGCAGCGGGTGAAGGAGAAGGCCATGCGGATCGCGGCCCACCAGCTGGAGGTGGCGGTGGAGGACCTGGTGTTCGAGAACGGGCGGTTCCACGTGCGGGGCGCTCCCGAGCGGGCCATCACCATCCAGGAAGTGGCGCGGCAGGCGTACTTCGCGTGGAACCTGCCCGAAGGGATGGAGCCGGGGCTGGAGGCCCAGGCGAACTGGGATCCCTCCAACTTCGTCTTCCCCTTCGGAGCGCACGTCTGCATGGTGGAGGTGGACCCGGAGACCGGGCAGGTGAGGCTCCTGCGGTACGTGGCGGTGGACGACTGCGGGCGGGTCATCAACCCCCTCATCGTGGACGGTCAGGTCCACGGGGGAATCGTGCAGGGCGTGGCGCAGGCCCTTTGGGAGTTCGCGAAGTACGACGAGAACGGGAACCTGCTCACGGCTTCCATGGCGGACTACGCGGTCCCGAAGGCGAGCTGGCTTCCCTGGTTCGAGACGGATCGCACGGAGACGCCGAGCCCCGTAAACCCTCTGGGGGTGAAGGGAGTGGGGGAGACGGGCACCATCGCGGCGACCCCGTGCGTGGTGAACGCGGTGATGGACGCCCTAAGCCCCCTCGGCATCCGGCACATCGACATGCCCCTGCTGCCCGAACGGGTGTGGCGGGCCATCCAGGCGGCGAAAGGAGGTGGAAGAGGATGA